Proteins encoded by one window of Clostridium bornimense:
- a CDS encoding HAD family hydrolase yields MKEVKAIIFDMDGVIFDTERVYLDIWSKVFEKYGYKITKEVYISVMGRGRKKVKEIFMKNFGENMPIEEMYMEKDAMLAKVIGNNEVPMKLGAYDLLKYLKENNYKVALATSARRNRVTKQIEAAEIESFFDAIVCGDDILESKPNPEIFIKAACNLEVDKEKCIVIEDSPAGIEAAYNANMIGIHVEDLKKADNDIKKYCYRSFKSLIEVGEFLKG; encoded by the coding sequence ATGAAAGAAGTAAAAGCAATAATATTTGATATGGATGGGGTAATCTTTGATACAGAAAGAGTTTACTTAGATATATGGAGTAAGGTTTTTGAAAAATACGGGTATAAAATTACAAAAGAAGTATATATATCTGTTATGGGTAGGGGTAGAAAAAAAGTAAAAGAAATTTTTATGAAGAATTTCGGAGAAAATATGCCTATAGAAGAAATGTACATGGAAAAAGATGCTATGCTTGCAAAGGTTATAGGAAATAACGAAGTTCCTATGAAATTAGGTGCTTATGATTTACTTAAGTATCTAAAAGAAAATAATTATAAGGTTGCTCTTGCTACTTCTGCAAGAAGGAATAGAGTAACAAAGCAAATAGAAGCTGCAGAAATTGAAAGTTTTTTTGATGCCATTGTTTGTGGAGATGATATTTTAGAATCTAAACCTAATCCTGAAATATTTATTAAAGCGGCGTGTAACTTAGAAGTTGATAAAGAAAAATGTATTGTTATAGAAGATTCTCCTGCTGGAATAGAAGCAGCTTATAATGCAAATATGATTGGAATCCATGTTGAGGATTTAAAAAAGGCTGATAATGATATAAAAAAGTATTGTTATAGGAGTTTTAAAAGCCTAATAGAAGTTGGAGAGTTTTTGAAAGGATAA
- a CDS encoding 3-deoxy-7-phosphoheptulonate synthase, which produces MSFTNIRKLPSPEEIMDMVPLSEDLKKVKAERDEEIKKIFTGESDKFVVIIGPCSADDEDSVCDYVNRLAKVNDKVKDKLFIVPRIYTNKPRTTGEGYKGMLHQPDPEKAPNILEGLIAIRKMFVRAIKETHLTPADEMLYPCNHIYCGDLLSYVAVGARSVENQQHRLTASGVDVPVGMKNPTSGDLSIMFNAIKAANLQHDFIYKDNEVRTSGNSYAHVILRGAVNRYGNNIPNYHYEDLMKTLELYNKYQLPNPAVIVDANHSNSGKQYAEQPRIVSEILHSRNYNGDIKKLVKGVMIESYIEGGCQKVDEHIYGKSITDPCLGWEETEKLLYFIADQV; this is translated from the coding sequence ATGAGTTTTACTAATATTCGTAAACTACCATCACCAGAAGAAATCATGGATATGGTACCGTTATCAGAAGATTTGAAAAAAGTTAAAGCAGAAAGAGATGAAGAAATAAAAAAGATTTTTACAGGTGAAAGTGATAAATTTGTAGTAATCATTGGTCCATGTTCAGCAGATGATGAAGATTCTGTTTGTGACTACGTAAATAGACTTGCAAAAGTAAATGATAAAGTTAAAGATAAGTTATTTATTGTACCAAGAATTTATACAAATAAACCAAGAACAACAGGTGAAGGATACAAAGGAATGTTACATCAACCAGATCCAGAAAAAGCACCTAATATTCTTGAAGGATTAATTGCTATAAGAAAAATGTTTGTAAGAGCAATAAAAGAAACTCATTTAACACCAGCAGATGAAATGCTTTATCCATGTAATCATATTTATTGTGGAGATTTATTAAGTTATGTTGCAGTAGGAGCAAGAAGTGTAGAAAACCAACAACATAGGCTTACAGCTAGTGGGGTAGATGTACCTGTTGGTATGAAAAATCCAACTAGTGGAGATTTATCAATCATGTTTAATGCTATAAAAGCAGCTAATTTACAACATGACTTTATTTACAAAGATAATGAGGTTAGAACTAGTGGTAATTCTTATGCCCATGTTATTTTAAGAGGGGCCGTAAATAGATATGGAAATAATATACCAAATTATCACTATGAAGATTTAATGAAGACTTTAGAGTTATATAATAAATATCAATTGCCAAATCCAGCTGTTATAGTTGATGCGAATCATTCAAATTCAGGAAAGCAATATGCAGAACAACCTAGAATAGTAAGTGAAATTCTTCATAGTAGAAATTACAATGGGGATATTAAAAAGTTAGTTAAAGGTGTTATGATTGAAAGTTATATTGAAGGAGGATGCCAAAAGGTTGATGAACATATATATGGTAAGTCAATTACGGATCCTTGTTTAGGTTGGGAAGAGACTGAAAAATTACTTTATTTCATAGCTGATCAGGTATAA
- the codB gene encoding cytosine permease — protein MKQKKKIYDGDYELTNVPSKGKKGFFSMFVVMLGFTFFSASMLTGGNLGTGLSLKEFFIAVIIGNLILACYTGALAYIGSDTGLSMHLLARYSFGEKGSYLASFVTSITQIGWFGVGIAMFAIPVSNRLNINLYLLVAITGILMTATAYFGMKSLTILSAIAVPAIAILGSSSAYMAADSVGGLQGLMNIEPESKMALVTAVTLCVGSFISGGTATPDFTRFAKNRKIAVSTTVIAFFIGNTLMFIFGAIGAMVTGNSDIADVMFSQGLLIPAIIVLGLNIWTTNDNAIYTAGLGLSNITKLPKKKLVIISGVVGTIGAVWLNNNFTGFLTFLNSMLPPVGGIIIADYFIIKKRKYDEIQKAEFKNINWIAIVSFIIGFLVSNIINVGVIAINALVATIISYIIGTKLFHK, from the coding sequence ATGAAACAAAAGAAGAAAATTTATGATGGAGATTATGAATTAACTAATGTACCAAGTAAAGGGAAAAAAGGCTTCTTTTCTATGTTTGTTGTAATGTTAGGATTTACTTTTTTCTCTGCTAGTATGTTAACAGGAGGAAATTTAGGAACTGGACTTAGCCTCAAAGAATTTTTTATTGCTGTGATTATAGGTAATTTAATATTAGCTTGTTATACAGGAGCATTAGCGTATATAGGATCAGATACAGGATTATCAATGCATTTGCTAGCTAGATATTCATTTGGAGAAAAAGGTTCTTATCTTGCATCTTTTGTAACAAGCATAACGCAAATTGGATGGTTTGGTGTAGGAATTGCTATGTTTGCGATACCAGTATCAAATAGATTAAATATTAATTTGTACTTATTGGTAGCAATAACAGGAATATTAATGACAGCTACTGCTTATTTTGGTATGAAGTCATTAACTATTCTTAGTGCAATAGCTGTTCCAGCTATAGCTATCCTTGGGAGTTCTTCTGCATATATGGCAGCAGATTCAGTAGGGGGACTTCAAGGACTAATGAATATAGAACCGGAAAGTAAAATGGCTTTAGTTACGGCAGTAACATTATGTGTAGGATCATTTATTAGTGGAGGAACTGCTACACCGGACTTTACAAGGTTTGCCAAAAATAGAAAAATAGCAGTTTCAACAACAGTAATAGCATTTTTTATTGGTAATACACTGATGTTCATTTTTGGGGCTATAGGTGCGATGGTAACAGGAAATTCAGATATAGCAGATGTTATGTTTTCACAAGGATTGTTAATACCAGCGATAATAGTTTTAGGTTTAAATATATGGACAACTAATGATAATGCAATTTATACTGCAGGACTTGGTTTATCGAATATTACAAAGCTACCTAAAAAGAAGTTAGTTATAATTTCAGGTGTTGTAGGAACTATAGGCGCAGTATGGTTAAATAATAATTTTACAGGGTTTTTAACATTTTTAAACTCAATGCTCCCACCAGTAGGAGGAATAATTATTGCAGATTATTTTATTATAAAAAAGAGAAAGTATGATGAAATTCAAAAAGCAGAATTCAAAAATATAAATTGGATAGCAATAGTATCATTTATAATAGGATTTTTAGTTTCAAATATTATTAATGTAGGTGTTATAGCAATAAACGCTTTAGTTGCAACAATAATATCGTATATTATTGGAACAAAATTATTTCATAAATAA
- the codA gene encoding cytosine deaminase, whose amino-acid sequence MLIRNVRIFDNDEGLVDIRIEDGKFTEISTKSLSIKENEEVIEGNGLLASAPFIEPHIHLDTTLTAGEPKWNKSGTLFEGIERWSERKELLTLDDVKKRAKKAIEWQVANGIQYIRTHVDVTDENLTALKAMIEVREEMKDYVTLQIVAFPQEGILSYPDGLNLLEEALKLGADVIGAIPHFEFTREYGVESINKMFELALKYNVLVDVHCDEIDDEQSRFLETVATRALETGLKNKVTASHTTAMHSYNNAYTYKLFRLLKMSEINFVSNPLVNTHLQGRFDSYPKRRGITRVKELNEAGINVCFGHDDIFDPWYPMGTGNMLEVVHFGLHVCQMMGYDDINESLKLISSNSARTLNIENEYGIEVGNDGNLILLNADSGYDAVRRRAEVLYSIRKGKVIAKTNPKETKVYLQEEKEVDYKK is encoded by the coding sequence ATGTTAATTAGAAATGTAAGAATATTTGATAATGATGAAGGTTTAGTTGATATAAGAATAGAAGATGGTAAGTTTACAGAAATAAGTACAAAATCTCTTTCAATAAAAGAAAATGAAGAAGTAATCGAAGGAAATGGATTGTTAGCTTCAGCACCATTTATTGAGCCACATATTCATCTTGACACTACATTAACAGCAGGAGAACCAAAATGGAATAAAAGTGGTACGTTATTTGAGGGAATAGAAAGATGGTCTGAAAGAAAAGAATTGCTTACTTTGGATGATGTTAAAAAGAGAGCGAAGAAGGCTATAGAATGGCAAGTGGCAAATGGAATACAATATATAAGAACCCATGTAGATGTAACTGACGAGAATTTAACAGCATTAAAGGCAATGATAGAAGTAAGAGAGGAAATGAAGGATTATGTAACTTTACAAATTGTTGCATTTCCACAAGAAGGTATACTTTCATATCCTGATGGTCTTAATTTATTAGAAGAAGCATTAAAGCTTGGTGCTGATGTAATAGGAGCAATTCCACATTTTGAATTTACAAGAGAGTATGGCGTTGAATCAATAAATAAAATGTTCGAGTTAGCATTAAAATATAATGTTCTGGTAGACGTACATTGTGATGAAATTGATGATGAACAGTCAAGATTTTTAGAAACTGTAGCTACGAGGGCTCTAGAAACAGGATTGAAGAATAAAGTTACAGCTAGTCATACTACAGCAATGCATTCATATAATAATGCATATACTTATAAGCTATTTAGATTATTAAAGATGTCAGAAATAAATTTTGTATCAAATCCACTAGTAAATACTCATCTTCAAGGAAGATTTGATTCTTATCCAAAAAGAAGAGGAATAACAAGAGTTAAAGAATTGAATGAGGCTGGTATTAATGTATGTTTTGGCCATGATGATATATTTGATCCATGGTATCCTATGGGAACTGGTAATATGTTAGAAGTAGTACATTTTGGATTACATGTATGTCAAATGATGGGGTATGATGATATAAATGAATCTTTAAAGTTAATTTCTAGTAATAGTGCTAGAACATTAAATATTGAAAATGAATATGGTATTGAAGTTGGTAATGATGGAAATTTAATATTGCTTAATGCTGACAGTGGATATGACGCAGTGAGAAGAAGAGCTGAGGTACTATATTCTATTAGAAAAGGTAAAGTAATTGCTAAAACAAATCCAAAAGAAACTAAGGTATATTTACAAGAAGAAAAAGAAGTTGACTATAAAAAATAA
- the fabV gene encoding enoyl-ACP reductase FabV, which produces MIIEPKVRGFICTTAHPDGCMENVKRQIEYTKNKGKVNGAKKVLIIGSSTGYGLASRIAVTYGEGASTLGVMFEKEATERKPASAGWYNTVAFEKFAKGDGYYAKSINGDAFSKEVKDKVIETIKNDLGKVDMVIYSLAAPKRKTEDGTIYNSTLKTTEGNFTNKSLDLRNNIVVEATIPMANEKEIHDTIKVMGGEDWKQWIKCLADADVLEDGAITMAYSYIGPELTYPVYYNGTIGMAKKDLYNTSVDINNEFHDKGIKAYISINKAIVTQASSAIPIVPLYMSILYKVMKEKNIHEGSIEQMNRLFREKLNKGNVIVDEKNRIRLDDYEMRKDVQEQVMEYWEKVNSENINNFADIDGYWNDFYNMFGFKFDNVDYSRDINLV; this is translated from the coding sequence GTGATAATAGAACCAAAAGTAAGAGGATTCATTTGTACTACTGCTCACCCTGATGGTTGTATGGAAAATGTTAAAAGACAGATTGAGTATACAAAAAATAAGGGAAAAGTAAATGGTGCTAAAAAAGTCTTAATAATAGGTTCATCTACTGGATATGGACTGGCTTCAAGAATTGCTGTTACATATGGAGAGGGAGCGTCAACGCTAGGAGTTATGTTTGAAAAAGAAGCTACAGAACGTAAACCAGCATCAGCAGGATGGTATAATACTGTCGCTTTTGAAAAATTCGCTAAGGGAGATGGATATTATGCAAAATCTATAAATGGTGATGCTTTTTCAAAAGAAGTGAAAGATAAGGTTATTGAAACAATAAAGAATGATCTAGGAAAAGTTGATATGGTTATTTATAGTTTAGCAGCTCCTAAAAGAAAAACAGAAGATGGAACTATTTATAATTCAACTTTAAAGACTACAGAAGGAAATTTTACTAATAAGTCATTAGATTTAAGAAATAATATAGTAGTAGAAGCGACAATACCGATGGCTAATGAAAAAGAAATACATGATACTATTAAAGTTATGGGGGGAGAGGATTGGAAACAGTGGATAAAATGTTTAGCTGATGCAGATGTGTTAGAAGATGGTGCAATTACTATGGCTTATTCATATATAGGACCAGAACTTACATATCCAGTATATTACAATGGAACCATTGGCATGGCTAAGAAGGATTTATATAATACATCAGTAGATATTAATAATGAGTTTCATGATAAAGGAATTAAAGCATATATTTCTATAAATAAAGCTATAGTGACACAAGCAAGTTCAGCAATTCCAATTGTTCCTCTTTATATGTCTATTTTATATAAAGTTATGAAAGAGAAGAACATACATGAAGGATCTATTGAACAAATGAACAGGTTATTCCGTGAAAAGTTAAATAAAGGCAATGTTATAGTAGATGAGAAGAATAGAATTCGTTTAGATGATTATGAAATGAGAAAAGATGTGCAAGAACAAGTTATGGAATATTGGGAAAAGGTTAATTCAGAAAACATAAATAATTTTGCAGATATAGATGGATATTGGAATGATTTTTATAATATGTTTGGATTTAAATTTGATAATGTAGATTATTCTAGAGATATTAATTTAGTATAA
- a CDS encoding helix-turn-helix transcriptional regulator, which translates to MEDNQKIIYGVIDFIEKNLSEKLSLEDIAKIAGYSKYHLHRMFLSKVGCTIHQYIRKRRLTEAARKLVTTEKTIFEIALDCGYETQQSFTFAFTNFYGISPLIYRKIGEFKPLELNYIKSKEQRNMFKCYGEMVA; encoded by the coding sequence ATGGAGGATAATCAAAAAATTATATATGGTGTCATAGATTTTATTGAAAAAAATTTATCTGAAAAATTAAGTTTAGAAGATATAGCCAAAATAGCTGGATATTCAAAATATCATTTGCATAGAATGTTTCTAAGTAAAGTTGGATGTACAATTCATCAATATATTCGAAAAAGAAGATTAACAGAAGCTGCAAGGAAACTTGTTACTACAGAGAAAACAATATTCGAAATTGCTTTAGATTGTGGATATGAGACACAACAATCGTTTACTTTTGCATTTACTAATTTTTATGGTATTTCACCGCTTATATATAGAAAAATAGGTGAATTTAAACCTTTAGAGTTAAATTATATTAAATCGAAGGAACAACGTAATATGTTTAAGTGTTATGGGGAGATGGTAGCATGA
- the clpP gene encoding ATP-dependent Clp endopeptidase proteolytic subunit ClpP, with amino-acid sequence MSLVPNVIEQTNSGERSYDIYSRLLKDRIIFLSGEVNDEMASLIVAQLLFLESEDPDRDIQLYINSPGGSVTAGFAIYDTMKYVKCNIATICIGLAASMGAFLLAGGTKGKRYALLNSEIMIHQPSGGSKGQATDIKIMADYILNNKRKLNKILAENTGKSIEEIERDTDRDNFMNAEEAKKYGIIDEVISKKNK; translated from the coding sequence ATGAGTTTAGTTCCTAATGTAATAGAGCAAACAAATAGTGGAGAAAGAAGTTATGATATATACTCTAGATTATTAAAAGATAGAATTATTTTTTTATCTGGAGAAGTAAATGACGAAATGGCATCTTTGATTGTGGCACAGTTACTTTTTTTAGAGTCAGAAGATCCTGATAGAGACATACAATTGTATATAAATAGTCCAGGAGGATCAGTAACAGCAGGATTTGCAATTTATGATACGATGAAATATGTTAAGTGTAATATAGCAACTATATGTATTGGATTGGCAGCTAGTATGGGAGCATTTCTTCTTGCTGGTGGAACAAAGGGAAAGAGATATGCCCTTTTAAATTCTGAAATTATGATTCATCAGCCATCCGGAGGAAGCAAAGGGCAAGCAACTGATATAAAGATTATGGCTGATTATATATTAAATAATAAAAGAAAATTAAATAAAATTTTAGCTGAGAATACAGGAAAGTCTATTGAAGAAATTGAAAGAGATACAGATAGAGACAATTTTATGAATGCTGAAGAAGCAAAAAAATATGGAATTATAGATGAAGTAATAAGTAAAAAAAATAAGTAA
- a CDS encoding PilZ domain-containing protein → MAKKDCENRRSFFRVNLDIPMCSKLTILYVNGKEVSKGYTPICIEDIGAGGVKFKSRLDIPINNTITLGIDFSIYEEDHLVPALVVWKKELYDGLFEYGCKFDILEAEREKYIAIFNKFSVSCSKSVQSPYKECNPKRCKLGI, encoded by the coding sequence GTGGCTAAGAAGGATTGTGAAAATAGAAGGAGTTTCTTTAGAGTAAATTTAGATATACCAATGTGTAGTAAGTTAACTATACTATATGTTAATGGTAAAGAAGTTAGCAAAGGTTATACACCTATATGTATTGAAGATATTGGTGCTGGTGGAGTAAAATTTAAATCTAGATTAGATATACCGATAAATAATACAATAACTCTTGGAATAGATTTTTCTATATATGAAGAAGATCATTTAGTGCCAGCATTGGTAGTCTGGAAAAAAGAATTATATGATGGACTTTTTGAATATGGATGTAAGTTTGATATATTAGAAGCAGAAAGGGAAAAATATATAGCTATATTTAACAAGTTTTCTGTTTCATGTAGTAAAAGTGTACAAAGTCCATATAAAGAATGTAATCCAAAGAGGTGCAAATTAGGGATTTAG
- a CDS encoding GtrA family protein — protein MKKLIDQIFKFGIIGALAFVIDYGIMILLTEVFNVNYLISSGISFTISVIFNYICSMKYVFVGRDDMSREKEFIIFVILSVIGLGINQIIMWLMVDKLGIFYAIVKLFATAVVMVWNFVTRKIFLEKK, from the coding sequence ATGAAAAAACTTATTGATCAAATATTTAAATTTGGAATTATAGGAGCATTAGCTTTTGTTATTGATTACGGAATTATGATTTTACTTACAGAAGTATTTAATGTAAATTACTTAATTTCTTCTGGAATTTCATTTACTATATCAGTTATATTCAATTACATATGCAGCATGAAATATGTATTCGTTGGTCGTGACGATATGAGTAGAGAAAAGGAATTTATTATTTTTGTTATACTTAGTGTTATAGGATTAGGTATTAATCAAATAATAATGTGGTTGATGGTAGATAAATTAGGAATATTCTATGCTATTGTTAAATTATTTGCAACAGCAGTAGTAATGGTGTGGAATTTTGTTACGAGAAAGATTTTTTTAGAAAAAAAATAA